One window from the genome of Pseudonocardia hierapolitana encodes:
- a CDS encoding glycosyltransferase family 2 protein has protein sequence MSAVSSARAAAYGGPAPSELNAQRPTRMPRPHAQRSRTPFPTVSVIVPTRNEARNLEIVLPAIAAVRPTVHEIIVVDGNSTDGTVETAKRVLPWVRVIKQTRKGKGNAMACGFAAATGDVLVMFDADGSADPSEIPAFVAALVAGADFAKGSRFTPGGGSDDITLLRKSGNAGLNGVANALFGTSYTDLCYGYNAFWADLLPLLELPPIDAPAPADGMLWGDGFEIETVLNCRVAAAGLKITEVPSIERQRVFGDTNLRTFADGARVLRTLLAEHRRADRRKSDRRS, from the coding sequence GTGAGCGCCGTTTCATCCGCCCGTGCGGCCGCCTACGGCGGCCCGGCTCCCTCCGAGCTGAACGCGCAACGCCCGACACGCATGCCGCGGCCGCACGCGCAGCGCAGCCGCACGCCGTTCCCCACCGTCTCGGTGATCGTCCCGACGCGCAACGAGGCCCGCAACCTCGAGATCGTGCTTCCGGCGATCGCCGCGGTGCGCCCCACCGTCCACGAGATCATCGTGGTCGACGGCAACTCCACCGACGGCACCGTGGAGACGGCCAAGCGGGTGCTGCCGTGGGTCCGGGTGATCAAGCAGACGCGCAAGGGCAAGGGCAACGCCATGGCCTGCGGGTTCGCCGCGGCCACGGGTGACGTCCTCGTCATGTTCGACGCCGACGGATCCGCCGACCCGTCCGAGATCCCGGCGTTCGTCGCGGCGCTGGTGGCGGGTGCCGACTTCGCCAAGGGCAGCCGGTTCACCCCCGGCGGCGGCAGCGACGACATCACGCTGCTGCGCAAGTCCGGCAACGCAGGGCTCAACGGTGTTGCCAACGCGCTGTTCGGCACGAGCTACACCGACCTCTGCTACGGCTACAACGCCTTCTGGGCCGACCTGCTCCCGCTGCTCGAGCTGCCTCCGATCGACGCGCCCGCGCCGGCGGACGGGATGCTCTGGGGCGACGGCTTCGAGATCGAGACCGTGCTGAACTGCCGGGTCGCCGCGGCCGGTCTGAAGATCACCGAAGTGCCGTCCATCGAGCGCCAGCGGGTCTTCGGGGACACCAACCTGCGCACCTTCGCCGACGGCGCACGGGTGCTGCGTACCCTTCTGGCCGAGCACCGGCGGGCCGACCGCCGGAAGTCCGACCGCCGCTCCTGA
- a CDS encoding DUF2339 domain-containing protein yields the protein MGTDPYAAMAAELNLLSRRLDGLGAELLRLRAAERAGTPGTEGFPGAPGWSVPSAAVAAAPVAQGWPGPWGTGGPQNVSEKPPCGPQAPVNQQVPAALGGPLRASRTHSQAPAAPGGGPRAPRRRSQMSGARVLAWTGGGVTLLGVVLLLALAASRDWFSPMGRVTSGVVLGAALIGVALRLHRRTDARVGALALAGTGFATLYLTVAAATARYELLAPTPALLLALLVAACGLGLADRWRAQVLGGGVVVGAAALAPVLAWGWLLVALVLALQLATLPVVLRRRWPVLALVAAAGPAVYGAAVGGLADVAERVPTVAVAIGALVAGLASALPAARLLPAGPVGALVAAAPVAVLATSAAWGGWDGAALVAVAVVALAAFAAVPGTPRAIRVVAVAAAAVGLFQATFLALEGSTATVVLFGQAIVATVLAAQLRARLPLAIGTTYGAIAVLIALGRDAPLERLVRHPAFAGGPLLVGTAVSALVLVFAVAALVAGVRIGLVRPDPASAPLWVPAGVVGLYGVTSLVVTLALLVSDDRGGFTAGHALVTVSWTVVALVLLARGIRRPALRIAGMVLVGSAVAKLVLFDLVALDGLARVAAFLGAGLVLLAAGTRYARLVAEAEAAE from the coding sequence ATGGGCACCGATCCGTACGCGGCGATGGCGGCCGAGCTGAACCTGCTGAGCAGGCGGCTCGACGGGCTCGGCGCCGAGTTGCTGCGGCTGCGTGCCGCGGAGCGGGCGGGTACTCCGGGGACGGAGGGGTTCCCCGGAGCACCTGGCTGGTCCGTGCCGTCCGCCGCGGTCGCCGCCGCGCCGGTCGCCCAGGGATGGCCCGGCCCGTGGGGGACGGGCGGGCCGCAGAATGTGTCCGAGAAGCCCCCGTGTGGGCCGCAGGCGCCGGTGAACCAGCAGGTCCCCGCTGCCCTCGGCGGCCCGCTCCGCGCTTCTCGAACACATTCCCAGGCGCCCGCGGCCCCCGGGGGCGGGCCGCGGGCGCCCCGTCGGCGCTCGCAGATGTCGGGTGCTCGCGTGCTCGCCTGGACCGGCGGCGGCGTGACGCTGCTCGGCGTCGTCCTGCTCCTCGCGTTGGCGGCGTCCCGGGACTGGTTCAGCCCGATGGGCCGGGTGACGAGCGGGGTGGTGCTCGGCGCCGCGCTGATCGGTGTCGCGCTGCGCCTGCATCGCAGGACGGACGCCCGCGTCGGTGCGCTCGCACTGGCCGGCACCGGCTTCGCGACGCTCTACCTCACGGTCGCGGCCGCCACCGCCCGGTACGAACTCCTCGCGCCGACGCCAGCACTGCTGCTGGCTCTGCTGGTCGCGGCGTGCGGGCTCGGGCTCGCCGACCGGTGGCGCGCGCAGGTGCTCGGCGGTGGCGTGGTGGTGGGTGCCGCGGCGCTCGCGCCCGTCCTCGCGTGGGGCTGGCTGCTCGTCGCGCTCGTGCTGGCGCTGCAGCTCGCGACGTTGCCGGTGGTGCTGCGGCGGCGCTGGCCGGTGCTCGCGCTCGTGGCGGCGGCGGGCCCTGCGGTGTACGGCGCAGCCGTGGGCGGCCTGGCGGACGTCGCGGAACGCGTGCCCACGGTCGCCGTTGCGATCGGGGCGCTCGTCGCGGGGCTCGCCTCCGCGTTGCCTGCGGCCCGGCTGTTGCCGGCCGGCCCGGTAGGAGCGTTGGTGGCCGCGGCGCCGGTGGCGGTCCTCGCGACGTCGGCCGCGTGGGGCGGATGGGACGGCGCCGCCCTCGTCGCCGTGGCGGTGGTCGCGCTCGCCGCCTTCGCGGCGGTGCCGGGCACCCCGCGTGCGATCAGGGTCGTGGCCGTCGCCGCGGCCGCGGTGGGGCTGTTCCAGGCCACGTTCCTCGCGCTCGAGGGATCCACGGCCACCGTCGTGCTGTTCGGCCAGGCGATCGTCGCCACGGTGCTGGCGGCGCAGCTGCGGGCCCGCCTGCCGCTCGCGATCGGCACGACCTACGGCGCGATCGCCGTGCTGATCGCGCTCGGCCGCGACGCGCCGCTCGAGCGCCTCGTCCGCCATCCCGCGTTCGCCGGCGGCCCGCTCCTCGTCGGGACCGCGGTGTCGGCCCTTGTGCTGGTGTTCGCGGTGGCGGCGCTGGTGGCCGGTGTCCGGATCGGACTGGTGCGCCCGGACCCGGCGTCCGCCCCGCTGTGGGTGCCGGCGGGCGTCGTGGGCCTCTACGGCGTGACGTCGCTCGTGGTCACGCTCGCCCTGCTCGTGTCCGACGACCGTGGAGGGTTCACGGCGGGCCACGCGCTCGTCACCGTGTCGTGGACGGTGGTGGCGCTCGTCCTGCTCGCCAGGGGGATCCGCAGGCCTGCCCTGCGGATCGCCGGGATGGTGCTGGTGGGGAGCGCGGTGGCGAAGCTCGTGCTGTTCGACCTCGTGGCACTCGACGGGCTGGCCCGCGTGGCGGCCTTCCTCGGCGCGGGCCTCGTCCTGCTCGCCGCGGGAACGCGGTACGCGCGCCTCGTGGCCGAAGCAGAAGCAGCCGAGTAG
- a CDS encoding ArsR/SmtB family transcription factor, with amino-acid sequence MDTETELGTTGQESRVFFALSDVTRRRLLDRLLDKDGQRQAQLTAGLNVSRQAAVKHLEILEQAHLVTVDRTDRAVVYRLNRFPLRTIKSAWIDRFTEHRVRVDCGP; translated from the coding sequence GTGGACACCGAGACCGAGCTGGGTACCACAGGGCAGGAGAGCCGGGTCTTCTTCGCGCTCAGCGACGTGACGCGGCGCAGGCTCCTCGATAGGTTGCTCGACAAGGACGGTCAGCGTCAGGCCCAGCTCACCGCGGGCCTGAACGTCTCCCGGCAGGCAGCGGTCAAGCACCTGGAGATCCTGGAGCAGGCGCACCTCGTCACGGTCGACCGGACCGATCGCGCGGTGGTGTACCGGCTCAACCGCTTCCCGCTGCGCACGATCAAGTCGGCGTGGATCGACCGGTTCACCGAGCACCGGGTTCGGGTCGACTGCGGCCCCTGA
- a CDS encoding TldD/PmbA family protein — protein sequence MPADRIDPEFRALPLSALADAALSRARELGAQHADLRVERIQSQGIDLRDGSVTGVSDTTTIGLAVRVIVDGVWGFASHVELTPERAAATAARAVDVARTLAPVAVERVVRADEPVYAGAEWVSAYDVDPFTVPVREKVALLAEWSGRLLASDGVDHVHAAVSQVRENKFYADTAGTSTVQQRVRIGPSVVATAVDRAAGGFETMASLAPPAGRGWEYLTGTGWDFDDELARMPELLAEKVKAPSVAAGAYDLVIDPTNLWLTIHESVGHATEYDRAIGYEAAYAGTSFATPDQLGRLRYGSQLMHVTGDRTVPHGLATIGYDDDGVATTEWDLVRDGVLVGYQLDRTFAPRLGLERSNGCAFADSPHHVPIQRMANVSLRPDPERDTSVDELIAGVDRGIYVVGDKSWSIDMQRYNFQFTGQRFYRIEGGKLAGQLRDVAYQATTTDFWGSMDAVGGPSTWQLQGAMNCGKAQPGQVAAVSHGCPAARFRGVNVLNTQEEGR from the coding sequence GTGCCCGCCGATCGCATCGACCCGGAGTTCCGTGCGCTCCCGCTGTCCGCGCTGGCCGACGCCGCGCTGAGCCGTGCGCGTGAGCTCGGTGCCCAGCACGCCGACCTGCGCGTCGAGCGGATCCAGTCCCAGGGGATCGACCTGCGGGACGGATCCGTCACCGGTGTCAGCGACACCACGACCATCGGCCTCGCCGTGCGCGTGATCGTCGACGGGGTGTGGGGCTTCGCATCCCACGTCGAGCTCACGCCCGAGCGCGCCGCTGCCACCGCCGCACGCGCGGTCGACGTGGCCCGCACGCTCGCGCCGGTGGCGGTGGAGCGGGTCGTGCGCGCCGACGAGCCGGTGTACGCGGGCGCGGAATGGGTGTCGGCGTACGACGTCGACCCGTTCACCGTGCCCGTGCGGGAGAAGGTCGCGCTGCTCGCGGAGTGGTCGGGACGGCTGCTCGCCTCCGACGGTGTCGACCACGTGCACGCGGCCGTCTCGCAGGTGCGGGAGAACAAGTTCTACGCCGACACGGCGGGCACGAGCACCGTCCAGCAGCGGGTGCGGATCGGGCCGTCGGTCGTCGCCACCGCCGTCGACCGGGCGGCGGGCGGCTTCGAGACGATGGCCTCGCTGGCCCCGCCCGCCGGCCGTGGCTGGGAGTACCTCACGGGCACGGGCTGGGACTTCGACGACGAGCTCGCCCGGATGCCCGAGCTGCTCGCCGAGAAGGTGAAGGCGCCGTCGGTGGCGGCGGGCGCCTACGACCTGGTGATCGACCCGACGAACCTGTGGCTCACCATCCACGAGTCGGTGGGCCACGCCACGGAGTACGACCGCGCCATCGGGTACGAGGCGGCGTACGCGGGCACCAGCTTCGCCACGCCCGACCAGCTCGGGCGGCTGCGCTACGGCTCGCAGCTCATGCACGTCACCGGCGACCGGACGGTGCCCCACGGCCTCGCCACCATCGGCTACGACGACGACGGCGTGGCCACCACGGAGTGGGACCTCGTCCGCGACGGGGTGCTGGTCGGCTACCAGCTGGACCGCACGTTCGCGCCGCGGCTGGGGCTCGAGCGCAGCAACGGGTGCGCGTTCGCCGACTCGCCCCACCACGTGCCGATCCAGCGGATGGCGAACGTGTCCCTGCGGCCGGACCCCGAGCGGGACACGAGCGTGGACGAGCTGATCGCCGGCGTCGACCGCGGCATCTACGTCGTGGGCGACAAGTCGTGGTCGATCGACATGCAGCGCTACAACTTCCAGTTCACCGGCCAGCGCTTCTACCGCATCGAGGGCGGGAAGCTCGCCGGGCAGCTGCGCGACGTCGCCTACCAGGCCACCACCACCGACTTCTGGGGCTCGATGGACGCCGTCGGCGGACCGTCGACCTGGCAGCTGCAGGGCGCGATGAACTGCGGGAAGGCCCAGCCGGGGCAGGTCGCGGCGGTGAGCCACGGGTGCCCGGCGGCCCGGTTCCGCGGCGTCAACGTGCTGAACACGCAGGAGGAGGGCCGGTGA
- a CDS encoding metallopeptidase TldD-related protein: MRAQEVVERTLAAARHLHGCAVLVRESSEAALRWANSTMTTNGHTTSRRTTVIAFVAVEGGTAAGVVSSSVAITDSAQVEQLVRAAEAAARDAGPAKDAAPLLGPDTDDPSWDEPAVETSIGVFGGFADGLAEVLAGPHRQYGFASHELSTVWLGTSTGIRRRWVQPTGSVELNAKTKDLNGSAWTGASTADFTDVDVLALAAEADRRLTWGNRRVTLPAGRYETLLPPSAVADLMVYLAWSMEGRPAQEGRSALAGPDGPRVGEKLTALPLTLASDPAAPGLEYEPFLTASRSGEGISVFDNGAPTRRAEWVSEGTIGDLVYSRAEAVEFGTRFTPAGENLLLTGGSADSISDLVARTERGLLLTCLWYIREVDPTTLLLTGLTRDGVYLVEGGEVVGEVDHNFRFNYSPLDVLRRATEVGATERTIPREWKDWFTRTAMPPARVPEFNMSSVSLGR; the protein is encoded by the coding sequence GTGAGAGCCCAGGAGGTCGTCGAACGCACCCTCGCCGCGGCGCGGCACCTGCACGGGTGTGCCGTGCTCGTGCGCGAGTCGAGCGAGGCCGCGCTGCGGTGGGCCAACTCGACGATGACGACGAACGGGCACACCACGTCCCGGCGCACCACGGTGATCGCGTTCGTCGCGGTCGAGGGCGGCACCGCGGCCGGCGTCGTGAGCTCGAGCGTCGCGATCACCGACAGCGCCCAGGTGGAGCAGCTGGTGCGCGCCGCAGAGGCCGCGGCGCGGGACGCAGGGCCCGCGAAGGACGCGGCGCCGCTGCTGGGGCCGGACACCGACGACCCGTCGTGGGACGAGCCCGCCGTCGAGACCTCGATCGGGGTGTTCGGCGGGTTCGCCGACGGGCTGGCCGAGGTGCTCGCGGGGCCGCACCGCCAGTACGGCTTCGCATCCCACGAGCTCTCCACGGTGTGGCTCGGCACGTCCACCGGGATCCGCAGGCGCTGGGTGCAGCCCACCGGCTCGGTTGAGCTGAACGCCAAGACCAAGGACCTGAACGGCTCGGCGTGGACCGGGGCCTCAACGGCCGACTTCACCGACGTCGACGTGCTCGCGCTGGCCGCCGAGGCCGACCGGCGGCTGACCTGGGGCAACCGGCGCGTCACGCTGCCGGCCGGCCGGTACGAGACCCTGCTGCCGCCGTCGGCCGTCGCGGACCTGATGGTGTACCTCGCCTGGTCCATGGAGGGCCGCCCCGCGCAGGAGGGACGCAGCGCGCTGGCAGGGCCCGACGGGCCGCGGGTGGGCGAGAAGCTCACCGCGCTGCCGCTCACGCTCGCCAGCGACCCGGCCGCGCCGGGCCTGGAGTACGAGCCGTTCCTCACGGCCTCCCGCTCCGGCGAGGGCATCTCGGTCTTCGACAACGGCGCGCCCACCCGGCGCGCGGAGTGGGTCAGCGAGGGCACGATCGGCGACCTCGTCTACTCCCGCGCCGAGGCGGTGGAGTTCGGCACGCGATTCACACCTGCCGGGGAGAACCTGCTCCTCACCGGGGGCTCGGCGGACTCGATCTCCGATCTCGTCGCCCGCACCGAGCGCGGCCTGCTGCTCACCTGCCTCTGGTACATCCGGGAGGTCGACCCGACCACCCTGCTCCTCACGGGGCTCACCCGCGACGGCGTCTACCTCGTGGAGGGCGGCGAGGTCGTGGGCGAGGTCGACCACAACTTCCGCTTCAACTACTCGCCCCTCGACGTGCTGCGGCGAGCCACCGAGGTCGGCGCCACCGAGCGCACGATCCCGCGCGAGTGGAAGGACTGGTTCACGCGCACGGCCATGCCGCCCGCCCGGGTGCCGGAGTTCAACATGTCCTCGGTGTCGCTCGGCCGCTAG
- a CDS encoding aminoglycoside phosphotransferase family protein, translating into MASFPLPTNLVESVAEDDSPERKVWVERLPEIVGRLAERWSLDVGAPFQPGGQVSWVAPARDGAGRDLVLKVGWTHEEGRDEAEGLRVWAGHGAVQVFEVHVDGPTTALLLERCEPGTTCKSALAEPEQDEVVAGLLRRLWREPPAGHPFRPLVRMCDWWADEFSDDLADEPDALDPGLARAGVELFRGLPREDVPQRLLVTDLHAENVLAAQREPWLIIDPKPYVGDPAYDVLQHMLNCRDRLVADPRGLARRMADLAGLDRERVQLWLFARAVQESVNLPWLRPVVPRLAPR; encoded by the coding sequence GTGGCCTCCTTCCCGCTCCCCACCAACCTGGTCGAGTCCGTCGCCGAGGACGACTCGCCCGAGCGCAAGGTGTGGGTCGAGCGGCTGCCGGAGATCGTCGGTCGGCTGGCCGAGCGGTGGTCCCTCGACGTCGGGGCACCGTTCCAGCCCGGCGGCCAGGTGTCCTGGGTGGCGCCCGCCCGCGACGGTGCGGGGCGTGACCTCGTGCTGAAGGTCGGCTGGACGCACGAGGAGGGCCGGGACGAGGCCGAGGGGTTGCGGGTCTGGGCGGGCCATGGCGCCGTGCAGGTGTTCGAGGTGCACGTCGACGGCCCCACCACCGCGCTGCTGCTGGAGCGCTGCGAGCCCGGCACCACCTGCAAGAGCGCGCTCGCCGAGCCGGAGCAGGACGAGGTCGTGGCCGGCCTGCTGCGGCGGCTGTGGCGCGAGCCGCCCGCCGGGCACCCGTTCCGCCCGCTCGTCCGCATGTGCGACTGGTGGGCCGACGAGTTCTCCGACGACCTCGCCGACGAGCCCGATGCGCTCGACCCGGGACTGGCCCGCGCGGGTGTGGAGCTCTTCCGCGGCCTGCCCCGGGAGGACGTCCCGCAGCGGCTGCTGGTCACCGACCTGCACGCGGAGAACGTGCTCGCGGCACAGCGGGAGCCGTGGCTGATCATCGACCCCAAGCCGTACGTCGGCGACCCGGCCTACGACGTCCTGCAGCACATGCTCAACTGCCGCGACCGGCTGGTCGCCGACCCGCGGGGGCTCGCCCGCCGGATGGCCGACCTCGCGGGACTGGACCGCGAGCGGGTGCAGCTGTGGCTCTTCGCCCGCGCGGTGCAGGAGAGCGTGAACCTGCCCTGGCTGCGCCCGGTGGTGCCGCGACTGGCCCCGCGCTAG
- a CDS encoding TetR/AcrR family transcriptional regulator, whose protein sequence is MPSARDRVLDAYETLLIEHGGAAITLDAVVAAAGVSKGGLLYHFASKEALAAGLLDRLRERSAADAEAIRSAPDGAVAYYVRTSAPGGASPGGLTRTYLAVLRLADSTAAGKAVRDALARVDADGYAALLDELHDPVLAWLAQLVGDGLYLRTLTGTPLPPDLGVDDLLDRMRQYVPRQA, encoded by the coding sequence GTGCCGAGCGCCCGCGACCGTGTGCTGGACGCCTACGAGACCCTGCTGATCGAGCACGGCGGTGCGGCCATCACGCTGGACGCCGTCGTCGCGGCCGCGGGCGTCTCCAAGGGCGGGCTGCTCTACCACTTCGCGTCGAAGGAGGCGCTCGCCGCCGGCCTGCTCGACCGGCTGCGGGAGCGCAGCGCGGCCGACGCCGAGGCGATCCGCAGCGCACCCGACGGCGCCGTCGCCTACTACGTCCGCACGTCGGCGCCCGGCGGAGCCTCACCCGGCGGCCTCACCCGCACCTACCTCGCCGTCCTCCGGCTCGCCGACAGCACCGCGGCCGGGAAGGCCGTCCGGGACGCGCTCGCGCGGGTCGACGCCGACGGCTACGCGGCGCTGCTGGACGAACTCCACGACCCGGTGCTCGCCTGGCTCGCGCAGCTCGTGGGCGACGGTCTCTACCTGCGCACGCTCACCGGCACGCCGCTGCCCCCGGACCTGGGCGTGGACGACCTCCTGGACCGGATGCGCCAGTACGTGCCCCGGCAGGCGTAG
- a CDS encoding MFS transporter, translating to MTVTAPRSALAGRREWAALAVLLLPTLLVTIDNTVLGFALPAISTALSPSAAQLLWLVDVYPLVLAGLLVTMGTLGDRVGRRRTLMVGVAGFGAVSLIAAFATDATHLVAARALLGFFGAMLMPATLALLRTIFRDRAQRRFAVAVWATGFAAGSALGPIVGGLLLQHFWWGSVFLVNVPVMLVLLVLGPALLPESRMANPGRFDPLGVVLSLLAMAPAVLAVKIVAHDGVTATAALALLVAVVAGVLFVRRAEARRAAGEEPLLDVTLFASPVLRLSALANATTMFALTGLLFFSAQYLVLVQGLSPMDAGLVLLPGFVVTMLAGLTAARLGRRYPLRALVPAGLLLAASGYLLCTLMGAGSSVAVLLAASVLVGAGIGLSETVTNDAILTAAPADRAGSASAVSETAYEIGAVLGTAVLGSVLSAAYRAGVDVPSSVGPTYAATARETLGGAVGVAQRLTGAPAGELLSSAQAAFTGAVGITALTGTAVLVLVALTVFTGLRNR from the coding sequence TTGACCGTCACCGCTCCCCGCTCTGCTCTCGCCGGCCGCCGTGAGTGGGCAGCACTGGCCGTGCTGCTCCTGCCCACGCTGCTCGTCACGATCGACAACACCGTGCTGGGATTCGCCCTGCCGGCGATCAGCACGGCGCTGTCGCCGTCGGCGGCGCAGCTGCTGTGGCTGGTGGACGTCTACCCGCTCGTCCTGGCCGGCCTCCTCGTGACCATGGGCACGCTCGGCGACCGGGTCGGCCGGCGTCGCACGCTGATGGTCGGCGTGGCGGGCTTCGGCGCCGTCTCGCTCATCGCGGCCTTCGCGACGGACGCGACGCACCTGGTGGCGGCCCGCGCGCTGCTCGGGTTCTTCGGCGCCATGCTGATGCCCGCCACCCTCGCGCTGCTGCGCACGATCTTCCGGGATCGCGCCCAGCGCCGGTTCGCCGTGGCCGTGTGGGCCACCGGGTTCGCCGCCGGTTCGGCGCTCGGCCCGATCGTGGGCGGGCTGCTCCTGCAGCACTTCTGGTGGGGCTCGGTGTTCCTGGTCAACGTGCCGGTGATGCTGGTGCTGCTCGTGCTCGGCCCGGCGTTGCTCCCGGAGTCGCGCATGGCTAACCCCGGCCGGTTCGACCCGCTCGGCGTGGTGCTCTCGTTGCTCGCGATGGCGCCGGCGGTGCTGGCCGTGAAGATCGTTGCGCACGACGGGGTCACCGCGACGGCCGCGCTGGCGCTGCTGGTCGCCGTCGTCGCGGGCGTGCTGTTCGTGCGGCGCGCAGAGGCGCGGCGGGCCGCGGGCGAGGAGCCGCTGCTCGACGTCACGCTCTTCGCCTCGCCGGTGCTGCGGCTCTCGGCGCTCGCCAACGCCACCACGATGTTCGCCCTCACCGGCCTGCTGTTCTTCTCGGCGCAGTACCTCGTGCTCGTGCAGGGTCTGTCGCCGATGGACGCCGGTCTCGTGCTGCTGCCCGGCTTCGTCGTGACGATGCTCGCAGGCCTGACGGCCGCGCGGTTGGGCCGGAGGTACCCGCTGCGTGCGCTGGTGCCCGCCGGGCTGTTGCTGGCGGCGTCGGGGTACCTGCTGTGCACGCTCATGGGCGCAGGCTCGTCGGTCGCCGTGTTGCTGGCGGCGAGCGTGCTGGTCGGAGCCGGGATCGGCCTGTCGGAGACGGTCACGAACGACGCGATCCTCACCGCGGCTCCCGCCGATCGCGCCGGCTCGGCGTCGGCCGTGTCCGAGACGGCCTACGAGATCGGCGCCGTGCTCGGCACGGCGGTCCTCGGCAGCGTGCTCTCGGCGGCGTACCGCGCCGGCGTGGACGTGCCGAGCAGCGTGGGGCCGACCTACGCCGCGACGGCGCGCGAGACGCTGGGCGGGGCGGTCGGCGTCGCGCAACGGCTCACCGGCGCGCCGGCGGGCGAGCTGCTGTCCTCCGCGCAGGCCGCGTTCACCGGTGCGGTGGGGATCACCGCGCTGACCGGCACCGCCGTGCTCGTTCTCGTCGCACTGACGGTGTTCACGGGGCTGCGGAACCGCTAG
- a CDS encoding winged helix-turn-helix transcriptional regulator, whose product MTTRTASERRAEAAQRYDAYLAACPTRQLLDRISDKWVTLVLSALAGGPQRYSDLSRRIAGVSQKMLTQTLRSLERDGLVSRAVTPSVPVRVDYALTPLGSTLMPLLAHIKEWAEHHMDEVAAARTGYDGASGSAAP is encoded by the coding sequence ATGACCACGCGCACCGCGAGCGAGCGCCGCGCGGAGGCGGCGCAGCGGTACGACGCCTACCTCGCGGCCTGCCCCACCCGGCAGCTGCTGGACCGGATCAGCGACAAGTGGGTCACGCTGGTGTTGTCGGCGCTGGCGGGCGGGCCGCAGCGGTACTCGGACCTGAGCAGGCGCATCGCGGGCGTCAGCCAGAAGATGCTCACCCAGACCCTGCGCTCGCTCGAGCGGGACGGGCTGGTCAGCCGGGCCGTCACCCCGTCGGTGCCGGTGCGGGTCGACTACGCGCTCACCCCGCTCGGCAGCACGCTCATGCCGCTGCTCGCCCACATCAAGGAGTGGGCCGAGCACCACATGGACGAGGTGGCGGCGGCGCGCACCGGGTACGACGGGGCTAGCGGTTCCGCAGCCCCGTGA
- a CDS encoding NADP-dependent oxidoreductase, producing the protein MRALVARRLDGPDAIELIDTPVPVPGPGHVRIAVAAAAVNPVDVAVASGALVQIGLTAPREQFGLGWDVAGTVDAVGPGVDLQIGTAVVGLADLLGRPLKTHAEQVVLDATAVAPAPRGLDPVAASTIPLNALTADQALDLLALPPGATLLVTGAAGAVGGFAVQLARHLGLDVIAVAAPADEPLVRELGARHVVPRGADLPTAVRELVPGGVDGVVDAALVGIAAQETVRNGGAFAHLVATPPPAPLRGIRVHTVLVSADCDRLRRLACLAEVGVISARVAGVHALDEAPAAYRKVAGGGLRGRMVLIP; encoded by the coding sequence ATGCGTGCGCTGGTGGCGCGGCGGCTCGACGGCCCCGACGCGATCGAACTGATCGACACCCCGGTTCCGGTGCCCGGGCCGGGACACGTCCGGATCGCGGTGGCCGCGGCCGCGGTGAACCCAGTCGACGTGGCCGTCGCGAGCGGTGCGCTGGTGCAGATCGGGCTCACCGCGCCGCGCGAGCAGTTCGGGCTGGGGTGGGACGTGGCCGGCACGGTCGACGCGGTCGGGCCCGGCGTGGACCTGCAGATCGGCACCGCCGTGGTCGGCCTGGCCGACCTGCTCGGAAGGCCGCTCAAGACACACGCGGAGCAGGTCGTGCTCGATGCGACCGCGGTCGCGCCCGCCCCGCGCGGCCTCGACCCGGTGGCGGCGTCGACGATCCCCCTGAACGCCCTCACCGCCGACCAGGCGCTCGACCTGCTGGCGCTCCCGCCCGGGGCCACGCTGCTCGTCACGGGTGCGGCCGGTGCGGTCGGCGGGTTCGCCGTGCAGCTCGCCCGCCATCTCGGCCTGGACGTCATAGCGGTCGCCGCCCCGGCCGACGAACCGCTGGTACGCGAGCTGGGGGCGCGGCACGTGGTGCCCCGCGGCGCCGATCTGCCGACCGCCGTGCGCGAGCTCGTGCCGGGTGGCGTGGACGGCGTCGTCGACGCCGCGCTCGTCGGGATCGCCGCGCAGGAGACCGTGCGCAACGGGGGCGCGTTCGCGCATCTCGTGGCGACCCCGCCCCCTGCGCCCTTGCGCGGGATCCGGGTGCACACCGTGCTCGTCAGCGCCGACTGTGACCGGCTGCGCCGGCTCGCCTGCCTGGCCGAGGTCGGGGTGATCAGCGCGCGGGTGGCGGGCGTGCACGCGCTCGACGAGGCCCCTGCCGCCTACCGGAAGGTGGCAGGCGGCGGGTTGCGGGGGCGCATGGTGCTCATCCCCTGA